The Virgibacillus sp. MSP4-1 genome has a segment encoding these proteins:
- the gatB gene encoding Asp-tRNA(Asn)/Glu-tRNA(Gln) amidotransferase subunit GatB, translated as MNFETIIGLEVHVELKTESKIFSPSPNAFGDDTNTNVNPIDLGYPGVLPVLNEEAVNFGMRAALALNCDIATNTKFDRKNYFYPDNPKAYQISQFDQPIGENGWIEIEVDGETKRIGITRLHLEEDAGKLTHSDDGYSLVDFNRQGTPLIEIVSEPDIRTPKEAYAYLEKLKSIIQYTGVSDCKMEEGSLRCDANISLRPIGQEEFGVKTELKNLNSFNYVQKGLEFEEKRQEKVLLTGGEILQETRRYDEQTKETVLMRVKEGSDDYRYFPEPDLVPLYIDEEWKERVRAEIPELPDARKDRYMNEWGLPAYDAMVLTLTKEMSDFFEETIKAGADPKLASNWLMVEVSGYLNKNDKELEDIALTPESLAKMVKLIADETISSKIAKKVFSELVEKGGDPEKIVKDKGLVQISDEGQLTEIITGVLDENQQSIDDYKNGKDRALGFLVGQVMKATKGQANPKMVNKILLAEMEKR; from the coding sequence ATGAATTTCGAAACCATAATAGGATTAGAGGTTCACGTGGAGCTTAAAACAGAATCGAAAATTTTCAGTCCAAGTCCAAACGCATTTGGGGACGATACCAATACGAACGTAAACCCGATCGACTTAGGGTATCCAGGTGTATTACCTGTATTAAATGAAGAAGCTGTAAACTTCGGGATGCGGGCAGCACTGGCCTTGAACTGCGATATTGCTACAAATACAAAATTTGATCGTAAAAACTACTTTTATCCGGACAACCCTAAGGCCTATCAGATCTCGCAATTTGATCAGCCGATTGGGGAAAATGGCTGGATTGAGATTGAAGTAGATGGTGAAACGAAAAGAATCGGGATTACCCGTCTTCACTTGGAAGAAGACGCCGGAAAACTGACTCACAGTGATGATGGCTACTCCCTGGTTGACTTCAACCGCCAGGGTACACCGCTGATTGAAATAGTTTCAGAGCCTGACATTCGTACACCAAAAGAGGCTTATGCTTACCTGGAAAAGCTGAAGTCGATTATTCAGTATACCGGGGTTTCCGACTGTAAAATGGAGGAGGGCTCCCTTAGATGTGATGCCAACATCTCCCTTCGTCCTATTGGTCAGGAGGAATTCGGTGTGAAAACGGAGCTGAAAAACTTAAACTCCTTTAACTATGTACAAAAAGGACTGGAGTTTGAAGAAAAGCGCCAGGAAAAAGTGCTTCTGACCGGTGGTGAGATTCTTCAGGAGACCCGCCGTTATGATGAGCAGACAAAAGAAACAGTTCTTATGCGTGTGAAAGAAGGATCTGATGATTATCGCTACTTCCCGGAGCCTGACTTAGTTCCATTATATATTGATGAGGAATGGAAAGAGCGGGTGCGTGCAGAAATTCCTGAGCTTCCTGATGCCAGAAAAGACCGTTACATGAATGAATGGGGGCTTCCTGCCTATGATGCCATGGTCCTAACTCTTACAAAGGAAATGTCCGATTTCTTTGAAGAGACGATTAAAGCAGGTGCCGATCCAAAACTAGCTTCCAACTGGTTAATGGTAGAAGTCTCCGGTTATCTGAATAAAAATGATAAGGAACTGGAAGATATTGCTTTGACTCCTGAATCCCTTGCGAAAATGGTGAAGCTTATTGCAGATGAGACCATTTCGTCCAAGATTGCGAAAAAAGTCTTTAGCGAGCTGGTAGAAAAAGGTGGAGATCCTGAAAAAATCGTTAAAGATAAAGGACTTGTACAAATTTCGGATGAAGGTCAGCTTACTGAAATTATTACGGGTGTTCTCGATGAAAACCAGCAGTCCATTGATGACTACAAGAACGGAAAGGACCGTGCACTCGGGTTCCTAGTCGGACAAGTGATGAAAGCAACAAAAGGACAGGCGAATCCGAAAATGGTCAACAAAATTCTTTTAGCTGAAATGGAAAAAAGATAA
- a CDS encoding diacylglycerol kinase: MKRARIIYNPTSGREAFQKELPRVLQKLEEAGYEASTHATTGEGDATQAARIAVTREYDVVIAAGGDGTINEVVNGLAEQPFRPKLGVIPVGTTNDFARSLRIPRNIQKAIDVVIAGNTKKIDIGKIDENRYFIYIAGGGKITELTYEVPSKLKTMLGQLAYYIKGIEMLPFMKPINVRIEYDDHILEEPIMMFLISNSNSIGGFERANPLGEMDDGYFDLLIVRKTHFGDIPKIATSLLKGNHIHHDKIIYTKTKSLTVDVEENVSLNIDGEYGGLLPGKFVNLYQHIEFFVPENTD, translated from the coding sequence ATGAAGCGTGCCAGAATTATTTATAATCCGACATCGGGACGTGAAGCATTTCAGAAAGAGCTTCCCAGGGTTTTACAAAAGCTTGAAGAAGCAGGGTATGAAGCCTCTACACATGCCACAACCGGTGAGGGAGATGCAACCCAAGCAGCCAGAATAGCTGTCACAAGGGAATATGATGTTGTCATTGCAGCTGGTGGCGATGGAACGATTAATGAAGTCGTCAATGGATTGGCGGAGCAGCCCTTTCGACCCAAACTTGGTGTGATTCCTGTGGGGACAACCAATGATTTTGCACGATCACTGAGAATTCCGAGAAATATTCAAAAGGCTATTGATGTCGTTATCGCCGGGAATACGAAAAAAATCGATATTGGCAAAATTGATGAGAATAGGTATTTTATTTATATAGCTGGTGGCGGTAAAATCACCGAGCTCACTTATGAGGTTCCGAGCAAATTAAAGACGATGCTTGGCCAGCTTGCTTATTATATTAAAGGAATCGAAATGCTTCCGTTTATGAAGCCTATCAATGTCCGAATTGAATATGATGATCACATTCTGGAAGAGCCCATCATGATGTTTTTGATTTCGAATTCCAATTCAATCGGCGGGTTTGAAAGAGCAAATCCTTTAGGGGAAATGGACGATGGCTATTTTGATTTATTGATTGTTCGCAAAACACATTTTGGTGATATTCCTAAAATAGCGACAAGCTTACTTAAGGGGAACCATATTCACCACGACAAGATCATATATACAAAGACAAAATCACTGACGGTTGATGTAGAAGAAAATGTATCGTTAAATATTGACGGGGAATATGGCGGATTATTGCCCGGGAAATTTGTCAATTTGTATCAGCATATTGAATTCTTCGTACCTGAGAATACGGATTAG
- the rlmD gene encoding 23S rRNA (uracil(1939)-C(5))-methyltransferase RlmD yields the protein MAKVKPPVAKNETIELEFVDLTHEGSGVGKVNGYPLFVPYGLPGEKAKVKVVKVKKNFGFGKLLKVLNQSPERIEPPCDVFYQCGGCQIQHMSYKMQLDVKQKQVQDAMRKIGHLEEVPVHPTIGMEDPWRYRNKVQIPVKGVEGRLETGFYKKRSHDIINMDTCPITDEQNDRMVEAVRRMAEDAGITPYDEDKHRGILRHIMVRNGKETNEIMVVLVTRTDKLPHQEKIVEEIHKAYPNVKSIMQNVNPERTNVILGKKTKLLWGEEYIHDSIGETQFAISAKSFYQVNPDQTKSLYDKALEYADLSGNETVVDAYCGIGTISLFLAQKAKKVYGVEIVPEAVDDAKKNAKLNHIDNAEFYVGAAEKVMDWWKAQGLRPDVIVVDPPRKGCDETLLKAMLDMKPKRIVYVSCNPSTLARDLNILTEGGYETKEVQPVDMFPQTSHVECVAQVELKL from the coding sequence ATGGCAAAAGTGAAACCACCTGTGGCAAAAAATGAAACCATCGAGCTTGAATTTGTCGATTTGACCCACGAAGGTTCAGGGGTAGGAAAGGTAAATGGTTATCCCCTGTTCGTTCCCTATGGATTACCAGGGGAAAAAGCCAAGGTTAAAGTTGTTAAGGTCAAGAAAAATTTTGGATTCGGAAAATTACTGAAGGTCCTCAATCAAAGTCCGGAGCGTATTGAACCTCCGTGTGATGTGTTTTACCAATGCGGCGGATGTCAGATTCAGCACATGAGCTATAAGATGCAATTGGACGTGAAGCAAAAGCAGGTACAGGATGCTATGCGAAAAATTGGTCATTTAGAAGAGGTTCCTGTACATCCGACAATTGGTATGGAGGACCCATGGCGTTATCGAAATAAAGTTCAAATTCCTGTTAAAGGAGTAGAAGGCCGACTTGAAACAGGTTTTTATAAAAAGCGCAGTCATGACATTATTAATATGGATACGTGTCCAATCACAGATGAACAGAACGATCGCATGGTTGAAGCTGTACGCCGAATGGCCGAGGATGCCGGTATTACTCCGTATGATGAGGATAAACACCGCGGAATTCTACGGCATATCATGGTCCGTAATGGCAAGGAAACCAACGAGATAATGGTTGTGCTTGTAACCAGGACGGACAAGCTTCCGCATCAGGAGAAGATTGTCGAGGAAATTCATAAGGCCTATCCGAATGTAAAATCGATTATGCAAAACGTAAATCCTGAACGGACAAATGTTATCCTAGGTAAAAAAACAAAACTCCTATGGGGAGAAGAGTACATTCATGATTCCATTGGGGAAACCCAATTTGCGATTTCAGCGAAGTCTTTTTACCAGGTAAATCCTGATCAGACGAAATCCCTGTATGACAAAGCACTGGAATACGCCGATTTAAGCGGCAATGAAACCGTGGTTGATGCCTACTGCGGGATTGGAACCATTTCTCTTTTCCTGGCTCAGAAAGCCAAAAAGGTGTATGGAGTAGAAATCGTTCCTGAGGCTGTGGATGATGCAAAGAAAAATGCGAAACTGAATCACATTGATAATGCAGAATTCTATGTAGGAGCCGCTGAAAAAGTGATGGACTGGTGGAAAGCGCAAGGGTTAAGACCTGACGTTATCGTTGTCGATCCTCCCAGAAAAGGCTGTGATGAGACACTGTTAAAGGCTATGCTGGACATGAAGCCGAAGCGAATTGTTTATGTTTCCTGTAATCCATCCACTTTAGCAAGAGATCTAAATATCCTAACTGAGGGTGGGTATGAAACGAAAGAAGTGCAGCCAGTGGATATGTTTCCGCAGACGAGCCATGTGGAGTGTGTGGCGCAGGTAGAGTTGAAGTTGTAA
- a CDS encoding VOC family protein: MIKGLYEAHLPVSDLNRSIEFYEGLGLKFDHKVEDRLAFLWIIKDQSWLGLWKTEKVEVEYHPSIRHIAFEVSLDGLKDSVDWLTKRGYKPRKAFGFEPVEPFVMPNPREGFGHAKIHFNDPDGNSLEFICKINNPNHLTEKMYLSEWEKLNGLTK, from the coding sequence TTGATTAAAGGTCTGTACGAAGCACATTTGCCTGTAAGTGACTTAAATAGGTCAATTGAATTTTATGAAGGGCTTGGTCTGAAGTTCGACCATAAAGTGGAAGATCGATTAGCTTTTTTATGGATTATAAAAGACCAAAGCTGGCTTGGTTTATGGAAAACTGAGAAAGTTGAGGTAGAGTATCATCCCTCCATTAGACATATAGCTTTTGAAGTATCTTTGGATGGTTTGAAAGACTCGGTAGACTGGCTAACAAAAAGAGGATATAAACCGAGAAAAGCATTTGGCTTTGAGCCGGTTGAACCATTTGTGATGCCTAATCCAAGAGAAGGGTTTGGTCATGCAAAGATACATTTTAATGACCCGGACGGAAATAGTTTAGAATTCATTTGCAAGATTAATAATCCTAACCATTTGACTGAAAAAATGTATTTAAGTGAATGGGAAAAATTAAATGGATTAACAAAATAG
- a CDS encoding alkaline phosphatase family protein yields the protein MKQNVQPPKPIILLNIDSLMPEPLEIAVQTGRAPALKFLMENGHYISNVVSPFPTMSVTIDSSLLTGTYPNKHHIPGLNWFDNSKKEIINYGTGFRETTKLGMRRTVHNMLYRLNNEHLGEEVTTIFEDLADKGIPSASINSFVYRGNTPQHLHVPRFLSTLTHFKNGEWITKAPSIISLGMFSKLRPRGFTAQIAAGNYKFTARELRHLIRKNRLPGFTFCIFQDMDARIHFKGRMDIKGITKIDRQIQKTLNMYPSWEEALNRNVWMVMGDNGHAPTGANYREFIIDLRKILKTFRIAKIQRSVHKKDQLVLCVNQRMSYIYVLDNNLSLTTVINQLQTDKRIDIIAWKEKDYVHIASGMKNGSLRFSPTGEYKDEYNQTWNIDGNFDLLDLDVRNEKMLSYGDYPDALARVYSALHSHSGRFIIVNAKPGCDFKAQSTPFHLSGAAHGSLHKQETLVPLLIAGTTAKPAYPRLVEMKEFILRLSSQQ from the coding sequence ATGAAACAAAATGTACAGCCACCAAAGCCCATAATCTTGTTAAATATCGATTCTTTAATGCCTGAACCGCTTGAAATAGCTGTTCAGACGGGGCGTGCACCTGCCCTGAAATTTTTAATGGAAAATGGCCATTATATTTCTAATGTGGTCAGTCCCTTTCCCACAATGTCGGTAACAATTGATAGTAGCCTTTTGACAGGTACATATCCAAACAAACATCATATTCCAGGCTTAAACTGGTTCGATAACTCAAAAAAAGAAATCATTAACTATGGGACTGGTTTTCGGGAAACGACGAAATTAGGAATGCGTCGAACCGTCCATAACATGCTATATCGACTGAATAACGAGCATTTAGGTGAAGAAGTTACAACCATTTTTGAGGACTTAGCTGACAAGGGGATTCCTTCTGCTTCAATTAATTCATTTGTCTATCGTGGAAATACACCTCAACATCTGCATGTTCCTCGGTTTCTCAGCACATTGACACACTTTAAAAACGGTGAGTGGATAACCAAGGCCCCTTCCATTATATCTTTGGGGATGTTTTCTAAGCTTCGTCCCAGGGGATTCACAGCACAAATAGCTGCTGGAAATTATAAATTTACAGCCCGTGAACTTCGACATTTAATTCGCAAAAATAGACTTCCAGGTTTTACATTTTGTATTTTTCAGGATATGGATGCCCGAATTCATTTCAAGGGCCGAATGGATATAAAAGGGATCACTAAGATTGATCGGCAAATCCAAAAAACATTAAATATGTATCCAAGCTGGGAAGAGGCTTTAAACAGGAATGTATGGATGGTGATGGGAGACAATGGCCATGCGCCAACCGGGGCGAATTATCGGGAATTTATCATTGATTTACGTAAAATACTTAAAACGTTTCGCATCGCCAAAATACAACGTTCCGTACACAAAAAGGACCAGCTAGTCCTATGTGTAAACCAGCGCATGAGTTATATTTACGTACTGGACAATAACCTTTCATTAACTACTGTTATAAATCAGCTCCAAACAGACAAACGTATTGATATCATCGCATGGAAGGAAAAAGACTACGTTCACATCGCTTCTGGCATGAAGAATGGATCATTACGTTTTAGTCCAACCGGTGAATACAAAGATGAATATAATCAGACATGGAATATAGATGGAAATTTCGATCTGCTGGATTTAGATGTGAGAAATGAAAAGATGTTATCGTACGGGGATTACCCAGATGCTTTAGCCAGGGTTTATAGTGCCTTACACTCCCATTCAGGTCGTTTCATTATCGTTAACGCTAAACCAGGCTGTGATTTCAAAGCCCAATCTACCCCCTTCCACCTTAGCGGGGCTGCACATGGTTCATTGCATAAACAGGAAACACTTGTACCTTTACTCATTGCAGGAACAACAGCAAAACCAGCCTATCCAAGACTTGTGGAAATGAAAGAGTTTATACTTCGGTTAAGCTCCCAGCAGTGA
- a CDS encoding tRNA-dihydrouridine synthase, translating to MNRKDNFWHQLPKPFFVLAPMEDVTDVVFRHVVSEAGRPDVFFTEFTNTESYCHPEGIYSVRGRLTFTEDEQPIVAHIWGDKPEYFRQMSIGMAEKGFKGIDINMGCPAPNVAPKGKGCGLIRRPDVAADLIQAAKAGGLPVSVKTRLGYTHVEEWRDWLTHLLKQDIVNLSIHLRTKKEMSKVDAHWELIPEIKKLRDEVAPDTLLTINGDIPDRQTGLELVEKYGVDGVMIGRGVFKNPFAFEKEPREHSSKELLDLLRFHLDLHDKYSEEFEPRPFKPLLRFFKIYVREFRGASELRNQLMDTESTEEVRELLDQFEKAAL from the coding sequence ATGAATAGAAAAGATAATTTCTGGCATCAATTGCCTAAACCGTTTTTTGTTCTGGCGCCAATGGAGGATGTGACGGATGTTGTGTTTCGTCATGTTGTGAGTGAAGCGGGCAGGCCTGACGTGTTTTTTACAGAGTTTACAAACACGGAAAGTTACTGTCATCCAGAGGGAATCTACAGTGTACGTGGGCGATTAACGTTTACAGAGGATGAACAGCCGATTGTCGCTCATATCTGGGGAGATAAGCCTGAATATTTTCGGCAAATGAGCATCGGGATGGCCGAAAAGGGATTTAAGGGAATTGACATTAATATGGGCTGTCCCGCACCTAATGTCGCACCAAAGGGAAAGGGGTGCGGTCTGATCCGTCGTCCGGATGTTGCAGCTGATTTGATACAGGCAGCAAAAGCAGGAGGACTGCCCGTAAGTGTAAAGACAAGGCTTGGTTACACACATGTAGAGGAATGGCGCGACTGGCTCACCCATTTATTGAAACAGGATATTGTGAATCTTTCCATTCACTTGCGTACAAAGAAGGAAATGAGCAAAGTCGATGCTCATTGGGAACTGATTCCGGAGATTAAGAAACTTCGGGATGAAGTGGCTCCAGATACACTTCTTACAATAAATGGAGATATTCCTGACCGTCAGACGGGCCTTGAGCTCGTTGAGAAGTATGGTGTGGATGGGGTGATGATTGGGCGTGGCGTTTTCAAAAACCCATTTGCCTTTGAAAAAGAGCCGAGAGAGCACAGCAGTAAGGAATTGCTAGATCTCTTAAGATTTCACCTTGATCTTCATGATAAATATTCTGAGGAATTTGAGCCACGTCCATTTAAACCTCTTCTTCGCTTTTTTAAGATTTATGTCCGTGAGTTTCGAGGGGCGAGTGAATTAAGAAATCAGTTGATGGATACGGAATCAACTGAGGAAGTACGTGAGTTGCTTGATCAATTTGAGAAGGCTGCATTATAG
- a CDS encoding response regulator transcription factor, whose protein sequence is MTRILIVDDETAILEVLEAYFEKEGWNIALASNGIEALKKVKEIQPDIIILDLMLPDISGEEVCRLTRKESDVPIIMLTAKSTEDDLINGIVMGADDYVTKPFSPREVVIRAKAILRRVKKADKGEQLSFNDKNLTIDLVKKEVESNGEILSLTPIEYKLLVAMASYPGRVYSRLDLLEKIQEDGSNFEGYERSIDTHVKNLRKKIEADSRHPEYIITVFGMGYKFGGTFDASDAAF, encoded by the coding sequence ATGACAAGAATCCTTATTGTTGATGATGAAACGGCGATTCTTGAAGTGCTGGAGGCCTATTTTGAAAAAGAGGGATGGAACATTGCATTAGCGTCAAATGGAATTGAAGCCTTAAAAAAAGTAAAAGAAATTCAACCGGACATTATAATTTTAGATTTGATGCTGCCGGATATATCTGGAGAAGAGGTATGCAGATTAACTCGAAAAGAAAGTGATGTTCCGATTATTATGCTGACCGCAAAATCTACAGAAGACGATTTAATTAACGGCATCGTCATGGGTGCGGATGATTATGTAACGAAACCATTCAGTCCGAGAGAGGTCGTCATCCGAGCAAAGGCCATTTTACGTAGGGTAAAGAAAGCAGATAAAGGTGAACAGCTATCCTTTAATGATAAAAATTTAACAATCGACCTTGTTAAAAAAGAGGTGGAATCCAATGGCGAGATTTTATCCCTTACCCCCATTGAATATAAGCTATTGGTCGCCATGGCAAGCTACCCGGGGCGAGTTTACAGTCGACTGGATTTGCTGGAAAAGATTCAGGAGGATGGCAGTAATTTTGAAGGGTATGAACGGAGTATTGATACACATGTAAAAAACCTGCGTAAAAAGATTGAAGCGGATTCTCGTCACCCTGAATATATCATAACTGTATTTGGAATGGGCTATAAGTTTGGAGGAACATTTGATGCGTCTGACGCTGCGTTCTAA
- a CDS encoding cell wall metabolism sensor histidine kinase WalK: MRLTLRSKIFIYLLIVSLSGILLTSFSVLWGFENQFNQYLQTNRTESSSLIKQEIVQSYEESGKLMNNRLNNLLHQQAMTEDLFYKIYNEEGKLIADTTMMLGMMGNMGMNFDVNKATEYEKVSYNLATDTTDIGRMEVYYPEELIGEEVAFLETIKSNIYLAVIVTVLLALLFSLLFSKHLTSGLQKLSKAIQKLQAHKWRTRVDVNELTSEMQPLGESFNQLAESLSKEEKLRKQFTADFAHEIRTPIATLRSQMEAYLDGIFEPTDKRLKQSHDELMRLVRLVNELEDLLAAENPQMKLNKTDIEVRKLLHSLEEQFKPAFQDKGVQLTVQKPDREYWFKADHDRVVQILTNIVNNALQYTPAGKKVLVKTEDTNDDVGFLVKDEGIGIATEDIPYLFERFYRGDKSRDRKTGGIGIGLSIVKALVEAHQGKIEIDSKVNAGTEVKVFFPKR, encoded by the coding sequence ATGCGTCTGACGCTGCGTTCTAAGATTTTCATTTACCTGTTAATTGTGTCACTATCCGGTATTTTACTGACCAGTTTTTCTGTATTGTGGGGCTTTGAAAATCAATTTAATCAGTACTTACAAACGAACCGCACGGAGAGTAGTTCATTAATCAAGCAGGAAATCGTTCAATCCTATGAAGAATCAGGGAAGCTGATGAATAATCGGCTTAACAATTTGCTCCATCAGCAGGCCATGACAGAGGACTTATTTTATAAAATTTATAATGAAGAAGGAAAATTAATTGCTGATACAACAATGATGCTTGGCATGATGGGAAACATGGGAATGAATTTTGATGTAAATAAGGCTACCGAATATGAAAAAGTATCTTATAACCTGGCAACAGATACGACCGATATTGGTCGAATGGAGGTTTATTATCCTGAGGAATTGATCGGTGAAGAGGTTGCCTTTTTAGAAACGATAAAATCGAATATTTATCTCGCTGTAATTGTGACAGTCCTATTAGCTCTGCTGTTCAGTCTTTTATTTTCGAAACATCTGACAAGCGGATTACAAAAACTATCAAAAGCGATTCAGAAACTGCAAGCGCATAAATGGCGGACGCGGGTGGATGTGAATGAACTAACCTCGGAAATGCAGCCACTAGGAGAATCGTTTAATCAACTTGCTGAATCATTATCTAAGGAAGAGAAGCTCCGGAAACAGTTTACCGCTGACTTCGCCCATGAGATACGGACGCCGATTGCCACATTGAGAAGTCAGATGGAGGCGTACCTCGATGGTATATTTGAACCAACGGATAAAAGGCTGAAGCAAAGCCACGATGAGTTGATGCGTCTTGTCCGTCTTGTAAATGAATTGGAGGATTTACTTGCCGCTGAAAACCCGCAAATGAAACTGAATAAAACAGACATAGAAGTACGTAAGCTCCTGCATTCACTGGAAGAGCAATTCAAACCGGCATTTCAGGATAAAGGTGTTCAATTAACCGTTCAAAAGCCTGATCGGGAATATTGGTTTAAAGCAGACCATGACCGTGTCGTACAAATTTTAACCAATATCGTAAATAATGCTCTTCAATATACCCCTGCCGGAAAAAAGGTACTTGTAAAGACAGAGGATACGAATGATGATGTGGGGTTTCTGGTAAAAGACGAGGGGATTGGAATTGCCACTGAAGACATTCCTTATCTTTTTGAACGATTTTATCGCGGAGATAAATCCAGAGACCGAAAGACAGGGGGAATAGGGATTGGACTTTCGATCGTAAAAGCTTTAGTAGAAGCGCACCAGGGAAAAATTGAGATTGACAGTAAAGTAAATGCAGGGACAGAAGTAAAAGTATTCTTCCCAAAAAGATAG